A region of Paractinoplanes abujensis DNA encodes the following proteins:
- a CDS encoding carboxylate--amine ligase/circularly permuted type 2 ATP-grasp protein, with protein MTESLSVTSGNTTSNDGLDLGAEEELHVVDLVTRELVPRAQEILDQLNPEHFSAELHRSVVETNTPVAVTLDGLRDAIVERRRTAITVAESLGLGLVAAGTVPLVDLESLPVTPTSRYRRMLDDYQLLAREQLICGAQVHVGVPDRDEAVAVAQRVASALPTLLALSTSSPYWMGEDSGYASVRSLVWLRWPTAGDPGVLNSAADYDELVADLLASGTITDPKMVYFDVRPSAHVPTVELRVTDSSPDVDTVVLLAGLFRGLVRRAQQDYRAGRPFTPSKPPLHRAAMWRAARSGLEGDLLDLVRGAPEPMPAPVAVERLVGDLRPQLEELGDWDQVFDLSVRALSRGSSAARQRRAMTRRGRISDVVDLLVADTRGGATGIGPEGQSVPAGLFPYAKAGDEAFPGGEADESYGGIMNVLTALGSGGLRRREDARDDEQRQRGITFSVAGEAATRLFPFDLVPRIVPAGDWAALRVGLVQRVRALDLFISDVYGERQVVRDGVMPEWVIDGSPELRPSGALVDHAGVRAQVAGVDLVRDADGQWCVLEDNLRVPSGIAYAMQNRRLTHAVLPELPLPDNLIPVERTPEMLLRALTESARPAAGDDPRIVVLSQGPDDSAWFEHRMLAEEMGVPVVRSTELFVDDGRVFRLRDGKRYPVDVIYLRMGEDSLVHSPGADGMPLGPSLITALHADTVVLANALGNGIGDDKAVYAYVPKLIEYYLGEKPLLADVPTYLCGIPEQRDEVLGRLDQLVCKPVDGYGGDRIVIGPHATEEDLSAVRRQIRTAPHRWVAQEVVQLSTHPVFDGHQLAPRHVDLRAFVFTGTESVVAPAALTRVAPSGSMIVNSSRGGGSKDTWLLG; from the coding sequence ATGACGGAGTCTCTGAGCGTCACGTCGGGCAACACGACGAGCAATGACGGTCTCGACCTCGGCGCCGAGGAGGAATTGCATGTCGTCGACCTCGTGACCAGGGAACTCGTCCCGCGGGCGCAGGAGATCCTCGACCAGCTCAACCCCGAGCACTTCTCGGCCGAGCTGCACCGCTCGGTGGTCGAGACGAACACGCCGGTGGCCGTCACGCTTGACGGTCTGCGCGACGCGATCGTCGAGCGCCGGCGCACGGCGATCACGGTGGCCGAGTCGCTGGGCCTGGGTCTGGTCGCCGCGGGCACCGTTCCGCTGGTCGATCTGGAGTCACTCCCCGTGACGCCCACCTCGCGCTACCGGCGGATGCTCGACGACTATCAGCTGCTGGCCCGCGAGCAGTTGATCTGCGGCGCCCAGGTGCACGTCGGGGTGCCCGATCGGGACGAGGCCGTCGCCGTCGCCCAGCGGGTCGCGTCGGCGCTGCCCACCCTGCTCGCGCTGAGCACCAGTTCCCCGTACTGGATGGGTGAGGACTCGGGTTACGCCAGCGTGCGGTCGCTGGTCTGGCTGCGCTGGCCCACCGCGGGCGACCCCGGCGTGCTCAACAGCGCCGCCGACTACGACGAGCTCGTGGCCGACCTGCTGGCCTCGGGCACCATCACCGACCCCAAGATGGTCTATTTCGACGTCCGCCCGTCGGCCCACGTGCCCACGGTCGAGCTGCGGGTCACCGATTCCAGCCCCGACGTCGACACGGTCGTGCTGCTGGCCGGCCTGTTCCGCGGGCTGGTGCGGCGGGCCCAGCAGGACTACCGGGCCGGCCGCCCGTTCACACCGTCCAAGCCGCCGCTGCACCGCGCCGCGATGTGGCGGGCCGCACGGTCCGGGCTGGAGGGCGACCTGCTGGACCTGGTGCGTGGCGCGCCCGAGCCGATGCCGGCCCCGGTCGCCGTGGAGCGGCTGGTCGGCGACCTGCGTCCGCAGCTGGAGGAGCTGGGCGACTGGGACCAGGTGTTCGACCTGTCGGTGCGGGCGTTGAGCCGGGGCAGCTCGGCCGCGCGGCAACGCCGGGCCATGACCCGCCGGGGCCGGATCTCCGACGTGGTCGACCTGCTGGTGGCGGACACCCGGGGCGGCGCCACCGGCATCGGGCCCGAGGGCCAGTCGGTGCCGGCCGGCCTGTTCCCGTACGCCAAGGCCGGCGACGAGGCCTTCCCGGGCGGCGAGGCCGACGAGTCGTACGGGGGAATCATGAATGTCCTCACGGCGCTCGGCTCGGGCGGTCTGCGCCGCCGCGAGGACGCGCGGGACGACGAGCAGCGTCAGCGGGGCATCACCTTCAGCGTGGCCGGGGAGGCCGCCACCCGCCTGTTCCCGTTCGACCTGGTGCCACGGATCGTGCCCGCCGGCGACTGGGCCGCGCTGCGGGTCGGGCTGGTGCAGCGGGTGCGCGCGCTCGACCTGTTCATCTCCGACGTGTACGGCGAGCGGCAGGTCGTGCGGGACGGCGTCATGCCCGAGTGGGTGATCGACGGCTCGCCCGAGCTGCGGCCCAGCGGCGCCCTGGTCGACCACGCGGGCGTACGGGCGCAGGTGGCCGGCGTCGACCTGGTGCGCGACGCGGACGGGCAATGGTGCGTGCTCGAGGACAACCTGCGGGTGCCTTCGGGCATCGCGTACGCCATGCAGAACCGCCGCCTGACCCACGCCGTGCTGCCCGAACTGCCGCTGCCCGACAACCTGATCCCGGTCGAGCGGACCCCGGAGATGCTGCTGCGCGCGCTGACCGAGTCGGCTCGCCCGGCGGCCGGCGACGACCCGCGGATCGTGGTGCTGAGCCAGGGCCCGGACGACTCGGCCTGGTTCGAGCACCGGATGCTGGCCGAGGAGATGGGCGTGCCCGTCGTCCGCAGCACCGAGCTGTTCGTCGACGACGGCCGGGTGTTCCGGCTGCGCGACGGCAAGCGCTACCCGGTCGACGTGATCTATCTGCGGATGGGCGAGGACAGCCTCGTGCACTCCCCCGGCGCGGACGGCATGCCGCTCGGCCCCAGCCTGATCACCGCGCTCCACGCCGACACCGTGGTGCTGGCCAACGCGCTGGGCAACGGGATCGGTGACGACAAGGCCGTCTACGCCTACGTGCCCAAGCTGATCGAGTACTACCTGGGCGAGAAGCCGCTGCTGGCCGATGTGCCGACCTACCTGTGCGGCATTCCCGAGCAGCGCGACGAGGTGCTCGGCCGGCTCGACCAGCTGGTGTGCAAGCCGGTCGACGGTTACGGCGGCGACCGCATCGTGATCGGTCCGCACGCGACCGAGGAGGACCTTTCCGCCGTACGACGGCAGATCCGCACCGCCCCGCACCGGTGGGTGGCGCAGGAGGTCGTCCAGCTCTCGACACACCCGGTCTTCGACGGTCACCAGCTCGCGCCCCGGCACGTCGACCTGCGCGCCTTCGTCTTCACAGGCACCGAATCGGTGGTCGCACCGGCCGCCCTGACCAGGGTCGCCCCGTCCGGCTCGATGATCGTCAACTCGTCGCGCGGCGGCGGCTCGAAGGACACCTGGTTGCTGGGGTGA
- a CDS encoding NAD-dependent epimerase/dehydratase family protein translates to MSNVVVVTGSAGLIGSESVRHFAALGMDVVGIDNDMRSYFFGKDGSTRWNLDRLTKEVGDRYTHHEIDIRDRDGLAALFAKLGKNIGLVIHAAAQPSHDWAAKEPFTDFDVNAVGTLNMLEATRQHAPTAPFIFTSTNKVYGDTPNRLPLIEQETRYELPEGHQWHGGIDEQMSIDQTLHSVFGASKVAADVLTQEYGRYFDMPTAVFRGGTLTGPGHSAAELHGFLAYVMRCVMEQRLYHIYGYKGKMVRDAIHSHDLVSAFEAFYRAPRIAEVYNMGGGRFSNCSHIEAFAIASEITGLEARTDYVDQARTGDHQWWISSTARFEQHYPDWKLTYDVPAILREMYEANQDVWKP, encoded by the coding sequence ATGAGCAATGTCGTCGTGGTGACCGGATCGGCCGGCCTGATCGGCTCCGAGTCGGTGCGGCACTTCGCCGCCCTCGGCATGGACGTCGTCGGCATCGACAACGACATGCGCAGCTACTTCTTCGGCAAGGACGGGTCCACCCGGTGGAACCTGGACCGCCTGACCAAAGAGGTCGGCGACCGGTACACCCACCACGAGATCGACATCCGCGACCGCGACGGCCTGGCCGCCCTGTTCGCCAAGCTCGGCAAGAACATCGGCCTGGTCATCCACGCCGCCGCGCAGCCGTCGCACGACTGGGCGGCCAAGGAGCCGTTCACCGACTTCGACGTCAACGCGGTCGGCACGCTCAACATGCTCGAGGCGACCCGGCAGCACGCGCCCACCGCCCCGTTCATCTTCACGTCGACCAACAAGGTCTACGGCGACACCCCCAACCGGCTCCCGCTGATCGAGCAAGAGACGCGTTACGAGCTGCCCGAGGGCCACCAGTGGCACGGCGGCATCGACGAACAGATGTCGATCGACCAGACCCTGCATTCGGTGTTCGGCGCGTCCAAGGTGGCGGCGGACGTGCTGACCCAGGAGTACGGCCGGTACTTCGACATGCCGACGGCGGTGTTCCGCGGGGGCACACTGACCGGTCCGGGCCACTCGGCGGCCGAACTGCACGGCTTCCTGGCGTACGTGATGCGCTGCGTGATGGAGCAGCGGCTGTACCACATCTACGGGTACAAGGGGAAAATGGTGCGCGACGCCATCCACTCCCACGACCTGGTGTCGGCGTTCGAGGCGTTCTACCGGGCCCCGCGCATCGCCGAGGTCTACAACATGGGCGGCGGCCGGTTCTCCAACTGCAGCCACATCGAGGCCTTCGCGATCGCTTCGGAGATCACCGGTCTCGAGGCTCGCACCGACTACGTCGACCAGGCCCGCACCGGCGACCACCAGTGGTGGATCAGCAGCACGGCCCGCTTCGAGCAGCACTACCCGGACTGGAAGCTGACCTACGACGTGCCGGCCATCCTGCGCGAGATGTACGAGGCGAATCAGGACGTCTGGAAGCCCTGA
- a CDS encoding SulP family inorganic anion transporter has translation MSVLKALRHDVPASIVVFLIAIPLSLGIAAASGAPLMAGLIAAVVGGVVVGLLGGAPLQVSGPAAGLTVIVAGTIAQYGFAATAAIVALAGGVQILLGLARLGRAALALSPAVVHGMLAGIGLVIALSQVHVLLGGDAQSDAGQNLRDLPAQIAGSHGHSTLLGLLTIGVLLLWPRLVKTSLLPAALAAVVIATGAAAVMGSDAKRVDLPDSPLAEIMLPRWPDAGPGQIAVAVLTIALVASIESLLSAVAVDRMHDGPRADLNRELVAQGAANTTSGLLGGLPVTGVIVRSSTNVAAGARTRNSAILHGLWIALFVLLCAPLLETIPMAALAAVLVVVGLRLISLAQIRTYARHRELPTYVVTAVGVVATDLLTGVALGLAAAVLMMLWRLVRCEIRVVPGGAGEWTVTISGTLAFVGSGRVARALAGIPEGGTVAVHLHLDYLDHGAFQVIQDWQEAYEKSGGTVTVRETHDGWFQRATNGRLGAGKTAPPRRFGSWSQWQDRDRQRRDAMEAGIREFERSVAPLVRPHLAGLARDGQQPEQLFITCADSRLVPNLITTSGPGDLFCLRNVGNIVPPYSSADDSVGAGIEFAVNVLKVSTITVCGHSGCGAVQALMKGVTTMDGALGSWLRRSGTDFAGCDGEEHCVTANVAQQLINLRTYPVVREAEAAGRLTLTGLYFDLAEARMYTVDPARRVREPIPVEA, from the coding sequence ATGTCCGTCTTGAAGGCATTAAGACACGACGTCCCGGCCTCGATCGTCGTCTTCCTGATCGCGATCCCGCTCTCGCTCGGCATCGCCGCCGCCTCCGGCGCGCCGCTGATGGCCGGCCTCATCGCCGCGGTCGTCGGCGGCGTGGTCGTGGGTCTGCTCGGTGGGGCGCCGCTGCAGGTCAGCGGGCCCGCCGCCGGGCTCACCGTGATCGTCGCCGGCACCATCGCCCAGTACGGTTTCGCCGCCACCGCCGCCATCGTGGCGCTCGCCGGCGGCGTCCAGATCCTGCTCGGCCTGGCCCGCCTGGGCCGGGCCGCGCTCGCCCTCTCACCCGCCGTGGTGCACGGCATGCTGGCCGGCATCGGGCTGGTCATCGCGCTCAGCCAGGTCCACGTGCTGCTGGGCGGGGACGCCCAAAGCGACGCCGGGCAGAACCTGCGTGACCTGCCCGCGCAGATCGCCGGCAGCCACGGCCACTCGACACTGCTGGGCCTGCTGACCATCGGCGTCCTGCTGCTCTGGCCGCGCCTGGTCAAGACGTCGCTGCTGCCCGCCGCCCTGGCCGCGGTCGTGATCGCCACCGGCGCGGCCGCGGTGATGGGCTCGGACGCCAAACGGGTCGACCTGCCCGACTCGCCCCTGGCCGAGATCATGCTCCCGCGGTGGCCCGACGCCGGGCCCGGTCAGATCGCGGTCGCAGTGCTGACCATCGCCCTGGTCGCCAGCATCGAATCGCTGCTGTCGGCGGTGGCCGTCGACCGCATGCACGACGGCCCGCGGGCCGACCTCAACCGGGAACTGGTCGCCCAGGGCGCCGCCAACACGACCTCCGGCCTGCTCGGCGGCCTGCCGGTCACCGGCGTGATCGTCCGCAGTTCGACCAACGTCGCCGCCGGCGCCAGGACCCGGAACTCGGCGATCCTGCACGGCCTCTGGATCGCGCTGTTCGTGCTGCTCTGCGCGCCGCTGCTGGAGACGATCCCGATGGCCGCCCTGGCCGCGGTGCTCGTCGTGGTCGGGTTGCGGCTGATCAGCCTGGCCCAGATCCGCACCTACGCACGGCATCGCGAACTTCCCACGTACGTGGTGACCGCCGTCGGGGTGGTGGCGACGGACCTGCTGACCGGCGTCGCGCTGGGGTTGGCGGCGGCCGTGCTGATGATGCTGTGGCGGCTGGTCCGCTGCGAGATCCGCGTCGTGCCGGGCGGCGCCGGCGAGTGGACCGTGACGATCAGCGGCACCCTCGCCTTCGTGGGCTCCGGGCGGGTGGCGCGGGCGCTGGCCGGCATCCCCGAGGGCGGGACGGTGGCCGTGCACCTGCACCTGGACTACCTCGACCACGGCGCCTTCCAGGTGATCCAGGACTGGCAGGAGGCGTACGAGAAAAGCGGCGGAACCGTCACGGTGCGCGAGACGCACGACGGGTGGTTCCAGCGGGCCACCAACGGCCGGCTCGGGGCGGGCAAAACCGCACCGCCGCGCCGCTTCGGGTCGTGGAGCCAGTGGCAGGACCGGGACCGGCAGCGGCGCGACGCCATGGAGGCCGGGATCCGCGAGTTCGAGCGCAGCGTGGCCCCCCTCGTACGGCCACACCTGGCCGGGCTGGCCCGCGACGGGCAGCAACCCGAGCAGCTGTTCATCACATGCGCCGACTCCCGGCTGGTGCCCAACCTGATCACGACGAGCGGGCCGGGCGACCTGTTCTGCCTGCGCAACGTGGGCAACATCGTTCCCCCGTACTCCTCGGCGGACGACTCGGTCGGGGCGGGCATCGAGTTCGCGGTCAACGTGCTCAAGGTCAGCACGATCACGGTGTGCGGACACTCCGGCTGCGGCGCGGTGCAGGCCCTGATGAAAGGCGTCACGACGATGGACGGCGCGCTGGGCTCGTGGCTACGGCGATCGGGAACCGACTTCGCCGGATGCGACGGCGAGGAGCACTGCGTCACCGCCAACGTGGCGCAGCAACTGATCAACCTGCGCACGTATCCCGTGGTGCGCGAGGCCGAGGCGGCCGGGCGGCTGACGCTGACCGGGCTCTACTTCGACCTGGCCGAGGCCCGCATGTACACCGTCGACCCGGCGCGCCGGGTGCGGGAGCCGATCCCGGTGGAGGCCTGA
- a CDS encoding maleylpyruvate isomerase family mycothiol-dependent enzyme: MIYELTTENRRRIADLLEGLDDEQWAAPTLCEGWTVRDLAAHFVQPMLVSFGQFFLVSIRYRGDTARTVDHFTRRLARRPRAELIALLREHAGDHVDPPRVGPMGPFAETCVHLRDIARPLGLTADVPAEHWRLLLDYLVSAGAAPGLVPPGRLDGLRLSDPATGWSSGDGDLVEGPLEALAMAATGRRAALNDLRGPGVAKLQTIHQAGPR; this comes from the coding sequence GTGATCTACGAACTCACCACCGAGAACCGGCGCCGGATCGCCGACCTGCTCGAGGGCCTCGACGACGAGCAGTGGGCCGCGCCGACGTTGTGCGAGGGCTGGACCGTACGGGATCTGGCCGCGCATTTCGTGCAGCCGATGCTGGTTTCCTTCGGGCAGTTCTTCCTGGTCTCGATCCGCTATCGGGGCGACACCGCGCGGACCGTCGACCACTTCACCCGGAGGTTGGCGCGCCGGCCCCGGGCCGAGCTGATCGCCCTGCTCCGCGAGCACGCCGGCGACCATGTGGACCCGCCCCGGGTCGGGCCGATGGGCCCGTTCGCCGAGACCTGCGTGCACCTGCGGGACATCGCGCGCCCGCTCGGCCTGACCGCCGACGTGCCGGCCGAGCATTGGCGCCTGCTGCTCGACTATCTGGTCTCCGCGGGCGCCGCCCCGGGCCTGGTGCCACCGGGCCGGCTCGACGGACTGCGCCTGTCCGACCCGGCCACCGGCTGGAGCAGCGGCGACGGTGACCTGGTCGAGGGCCCGTTGGAGGCGCTGGCCATGGCCGCCACCGGGCGCCGGGCCGCGCTGAACGACCTGCGCGGCCCGGGCGTGGCGAAGCTCCAGACCATCCACCAAGCCGGGCCGCGCTGA
- a CDS encoding MarR family winged helix-turn-helix transcriptional regulator yields MLVERRGTQLYEVLRTVRPLVLNSARVVEADLAADGLTVGMRAVLEVLAEGGPATVPAIGDTLDLARQGIQRHVNDLGRLGLVEVRDNPAHRRSVLVALTPQGTRRFARIKEDELTHLDRMAADCTDAEIDTAVKVLRSLNRDVRRRAGGQQ; encoded by the coding sequence ATGTTGGTCGAGCGAAGAGGCACCCAGCTGTACGAGGTTCTGCGCACCGTCCGGCCGCTCGTGCTCAACTCGGCGCGCGTGGTCGAGGCCGACCTGGCGGCCGACGGGCTGACCGTGGGCATGCGCGCGGTCCTGGAGGTGCTGGCCGAGGGCGGCCCGGCCACCGTGCCCGCGATCGGTGACACGCTCGACCTGGCCCGGCAGGGCATCCAGCGCCACGTCAACGATCTCGGCCGGCTCGGGCTGGTCGAGGTCCGCGACAACCCGGCCCACCGGCGTTCGGTGCTCGTCGCCCTCACCCCGCAGGGCACGCGGCGCTTCGCGCGGATCAAGGAGGACGAGCTCACGCACCTCGACCGGATGGCCGCCGACTGCACCGACGCGGAGATCGACACGGCGGTCAAGGTGCTGCGCAGCCTCAACCGCGACGTCCGCCGCCGGGCCGGAGGCCAGCAGTGA
- a CDS encoding SDR family oxidoreductase — protein sequence MNLIVVTGASGRLGGRVARQYEGSKRLLVRDAARAPEVAGAEVAVAEYRDRAAVTRALDGAGTVLMVSAAETPDRVDEHRSFVDAAVAAGVEHLVYTSFVGAAPDATFTLARDHWATEEHIRRSGLAFTFLRDNLYADFMPLLVGEDGVIRGPAADGRAAVVAQDDIADAITAVLRAPGEHAGRTYDLTGPAALSLTDVAATISASTGRAVRFHDESIEEAYASRASFGAPSWQVDAWVSTYTAIAAGELAEVTTAVEDLTGHPATPLAKLLET from the coding sequence ATGAACTTGATCGTGGTGACGGGAGCCAGTGGACGCCTCGGCGGACGCGTCGCGCGGCAGTACGAGGGGTCGAAGCGCCTGCTCGTGCGGGATGCGGCCCGTGCCCCGGAGGTGGCCGGGGCCGAGGTGGCTGTGGCGGAGTATCGGGATCGGGCGGCGGTCACGAGGGCGCTCGACGGGGCCGGCACGGTGCTCATGGTGTCGGCGGCCGAGACGCCGGACCGGGTGGACGAGCATCGCAGCTTCGTGGATGCGGCGGTGGCGGCGGGTGTGGAGCATCTCGTCTACACGTCGTTCGTCGGGGCGGCGCCGGACGCCACGTTCACGCTGGCCCGTGACCACTGGGCCACCGAGGAGCACATCCGCCGGAGCGGGCTGGCCTTCACTTTTCTGCGGGACAACCTGTACGCGGACTTCATGCCGTTGCTGGTCGGGGAGGACGGCGTGATCCGCGGCCCGGCCGCCGACGGGCGCGCGGCTGTGGTGGCTCAGGACGACATCGCCGACGCGATCACCGCCGTCCTCCGGGCGCCGGGCGAGCACGCGGGCCGGACGTACGACCTCACCGGCCCGGCCGCGCTCAGCCTGACCGACGTGGCCGCGACGATCAGCGCGTCCACCGGGCGGGCGGTGCGCTTCCACGACGAGAGCATCGAGGAGGCGTACGCGTCCCGTGCGTCGTTCGGCGCCCCGAGCTGGCAGGTCGACGCCTGGGTCAGCACGTACACGGCGATCGCGGCCGGGGAACTGGCCGAGGTCACCACAGCTGTCGAGGACCTCACCGGCCACCCGGCAACCCCGCTGGCCAAGCTGCTGGAGACATGA
- a CDS encoding response regulator, translating to MRIVLAEDSTLLREGLVRLLADEGHEVVAAVVDAELLVAAVETYRPDAVVTDVRMPPGNSDDGLRAAIEIRRRWPGIAVLVLSQYVEKRYATQLLSDRSDGVGYLLKDRVAQVEDFLDALDRVAAGSTALDPEVVQQLMSRTSHADPLSRLTPREHDVLRHMAQGHTNAAIAERLHVSQSAVEKHVNAIFDKLGLADTAGYSRRVLAILRYLGS from the coding sequence ATGCGCATTGTTCTGGCTGAGGACTCCACGCTTCTGCGGGAGGGGCTGGTGCGGCTGCTGGCCGACGAGGGGCACGAGGTCGTCGCCGCGGTGGTTGATGCGGAGCTGCTCGTTGCGGCCGTTGAGACCTACCGGCCCGATGCCGTGGTGACCGACGTCCGGATGCCGCCCGGTAACAGCGATGACGGACTGCGGGCGGCGATTGAGATCCGGCGGCGGTGGCCGGGCATCGCCGTGCTGGTGTTGTCGCAGTATGTGGAGAAGCGGTACGCCACGCAGTTGCTCTCCGACCGGTCCGACGGTGTCGGCTATTTACTCAAGGATCGGGTGGCCCAGGTCGAAGACTTTCTCGACGCGCTCGACCGGGTGGCCGCCGGGTCGACCGCGCTGGATCCCGAAGTCGTCCAGCAGTTGATGTCGCGCACCAGCCATGCCGATCCGTTGAGCCGGCTGACGCCGCGCGAGCACGACGTGCTGCGGCACATGGCTCAGGGTCACACCAACGCCGCGATCGCCGAGCGGCTGCACGTCTCGCAGAGCGCCGTCGAGAAACACGTCAACGCGATCTTCGACAAGCTCGGGCTGGCCGACACGGCCGGTTACAGCCGCCGGGTGCTCGCGATCCTCCGCTACCTCGGGTCTTAG
- a CDS encoding sensor histidine kinase, translating into MPPHTRLRTLVRRAGEPLAAVALGGLSGIAEGLFLVVAGLVWASPGRPVVAGHARAIAAWERRRLSLAPVHTPDERRVVAYLAARLWPAFLGAITVALFVIGLVLAAIVARAFAIGELSLLDLLGQALIGSALLAINVQAVGSVLRLDRWLAHRLLETGSRDALEQRITELTATRAGVMAAVDAERRRIERDLHDGLQQRLVALGMLLGRARRSRDPDRAATLLAQAHDDAQRALDELREVAWRVYPSALDDGTLDDALSMVAQRSTVPVRIGYRLGERPPPQVETVLYFVACEAITNAAKHSGATVIDIEIGASATEFKMTIRDDGHGGADPTGSGLQGLTRRVAALDGRLTVHSPLGAGTTIHATLPNDPPPLSTPHPTTPAPPAQPPAPTHPSSPPLSAAPSPSAPAQPAAPPSATPSQPAAPPSATPSQPATPPSATPSQPATPPSATPSQPATPRSATPSQRAAPAQPAEPPPSAAPPQQISPSHTVAPPQLVAPSHPAEPSPSAAPAQPLPLSPAVASSPPVALSPSAAPSQPMPPSPPVAPSSSAAPSPPAAPSQPAAPSLSAAPSQPMPPLPPAAPSQPAAPSSSASGPASAGRG; encoded by the coding sequence ATGCCGCCCCACACCCGACTCCGAACCCTGGTGCGCAGAGCCGGGGAACCGCTGGCCGCGGTGGCGCTGGGCGGCCTGAGCGGCATCGCGGAGGGCCTGTTCCTCGTCGTGGCCGGCCTGGTGTGGGCTTCGCCGGGGCGGCCGGTCGTGGCCGGGCACGCTCGCGCGATCGCGGCCTGGGAACGGCGGCGTCTGTCGCTGGCCCCGGTGCACACACCGGACGAACGCAGGGTCGTGGCTTATCTGGCGGCACGGCTGTGGCCCGCTTTCCTCGGGGCGATCACGGTGGCGCTGTTCGTGATCGGGCTCGTGCTGGCGGCCATCGTGGCGCGGGCCTTCGCCATCGGCGAGCTGAGCCTGCTCGACCTGCTGGGTCAGGCCCTCATCGGCTCGGCTCTGCTCGCCATCAACGTCCAGGCCGTCGGGAGTGTGCTGCGGCTCGACCGCTGGCTGGCACACCGCCTGCTCGAGACGGGTTCCCGCGACGCGCTCGAACAGCGGATCACCGAGCTGACCGCCACCCGGGCCGGCGTCATGGCAGCAGTCGACGCGGAACGGCGGCGCATCGAGCGTGACCTCCACGACGGACTGCAGCAACGGCTGGTGGCGCTGGGCATGCTGCTCGGCCGGGCCCGGCGCAGCCGCGACCCCGACCGGGCGGCCACCCTGCTGGCCCAGGCCCACGACGACGCCCAGCGCGCGCTCGACGAACTACGCGAAGTCGCGTGGCGGGTCTACCCGTCGGCGCTCGACGACGGCACCCTCGACGACGCGCTGAGCATGGTCGCGCAGCGGTCCACGGTGCCGGTCCGCATCGGCTACCGGCTAGGCGAACGCCCGCCGCCACAGGTGGAGACCGTCCTGTATTTCGTGGCGTGCGAGGCCATCACGAACGCCGCCAAACACTCCGGCGCTACGGTGATCGACATCGAGATCGGCGCCTCCGCAACGGAGTTCAAGATGACCATCCGCGACGACGGCCACGGCGGCGCCGACCCCACCGGCAGCGGCCTCCAGGGCCTGACCCGCCGAGTCGCCGCCCTGGACGGCCGGCTCACCGTGCACAGCCCCCTCGGCGCCGGCACCACCATCCACGCCACGCTCCCGAACGACCCCCCACCACTGTCCACACCCCACCCGACGACCCCGGCTCCCCCCGCCCAACCACCAGCGCCCACCCACCCCTCGTCGCCCCCGCTATCAGCCGCGCCCTCTCCATCAGCACCAGCCCAACCAGCAGCGCCCCCATCAGCCACGCCCTCACAACCAGCAGCGCCCCCATCAGCCACGCCCTCACAACCGGCAACGCCCCCATCAGCCACGCCCTCACAACCGGCAACGCCCCCATCAGCCACGCCCTCACAACCGGCAACGCCCCGATCAGCCACGCCCTCACAACGGGCGGCTCCCGCACAGCCAGCAGAGCCTCCACCATCAGCTGCGCCGCCCCAACAGATCTCGCCTTCACATACAGTCGCGCCGCCACAACTAGTCGCACCCTCACATCCGGCGGAGCCCTCACCCTCGGCTGCACCCGCACAACCGTTGCCGCTGTCACCTGCGGTGGCGTCCTCACCGCCGGTGGCGCTCTCACCGTCGGCCGCGCCTTCACAACCAATGCCGCCCTCACCGCCGGTGGCTCCTTCATCGTCGGCGGCGCCCTCACCGCCGGCCGCGCCCTCACAACCGGCGGCTCCCTCACTGTCGGCGGCGCCCTCACAACCAATGCCGCCCTTACCGCCGGCGGCGCCCTCACAACCGGCGGCGCCCTCATCGTCGGCATCGGGGCCGGCGTCGGCTGGGCGGGGTTGA
- a CDS encoding DedA family protein → MALTDFVTGLVERLGGPGAGLAVALENLFPPIPSEVILPLAGFTAGQGRMSLIGAIVWTTIGSVAGAIALYYAGVLLGRERLRATAARLPLIKLSDIDRTEAWFTRHGPKTVLLGRMIPIFRSLISIPAGVERMPLGTFLLCTTIGSLIWNTTFILAGYALGANWHIVETYASVFQKLVIVLCVTAAVAFIAVRLTRHHRVR, encoded by the coding sequence ATGGCACTCACCGACTTCGTCACCGGCCTGGTGGAACGGCTGGGCGGCCCCGGCGCCGGCCTGGCCGTGGCCCTGGAAAACCTGTTCCCGCCCATCCCGAGCGAGGTGATCCTGCCGCTGGCCGGCTTCACCGCGGGCCAGGGCCGGATGAGCCTCATCGGCGCCATCGTCTGGACAACCATCGGCTCGGTGGCCGGCGCGATCGCTCTCTACTACGCGGGAGTCCTGCTGGGCCGCGAACGCCTCCGCGCGACAGCCGCCCGCCTCCCCCTGATCAAGCTGAGCGACATCGATCGCACCGAGGCGTGGTTCACCCGCCACGGCCCCAAGACGGTCCTGCTGGGCCGCATGATCCCGATCTTCCGCAGCCTGATCTCGATCCCCGCCGGCGTCGAACGCATGCCCCTGGGGACCTTCCTGCTGTGCACCACGATCGGCAGCCTGATCTGGAACACGACATTCATCCTGGCCGGCTATGCGCTGGGCGCCAATTGGCACATTGTCGAGACCTACGCCTCCGTCTTCCAGAAACTGGTCATCGTCCTCTGCGTGACCGCCGCCGTCGCCTTCATCGCCGTCCGCCTGACCCGCCACCATCGCGTACGGTGA